In the Engraulis encrasicolus isolate BLACKSEA-1 chromosome 9, IST_EnEncr_1.0, whole genome shotgun sequence genome, one interval contains:
- the bmi1a gene encoding polycomb complex protein BMI-1-A: MHRTTRIKITELNPHLMCVLCGGYFIDATTIIECLHSFCKMCIVRYLETSKYCPICDVQVHKTKPLLNIRSDKTLQDIVYKLVPGLFKNEMKRRRDFYADHPSVDATNGSNEERGEVADEDKRIITDDEIISLSIEFFNPKAKIIGGGEDRASKEEVNNKRYLQCPAAMTVMHLRKFLRSKMDIPCSFQVEVMYEDEPLKDYYTLMDIAYIYTWRRNGPLPLQYRVRPSCKKMKIAHPSDGPNSAARSESDSASDKASSPAGGAGGPSTSSPLSSPTTAPGGAGAGAGGSNPSLSSGPGPSNAAAAPAAPGAAPPPPPPAHTAFPHMPKNLNGSSLTCPPPSRQYSFGNKVRKGPLNGSSTSSG, from the exons ATGCATCGGACTACAAGAATCAAGATTACCGAGCTCAACCCCCATctgatgtgtgtgctgtgtggtggatACTTCATAGATGCAACAACAATCATTGAATGCTTGCACTCTT TTTGTAAAATGTGCATCGTCCGTTACTTGGAAACCAGCAAGTACTGTCCAATCTGTGATGTCCAGGTCCATAAAACAAAGCCTCTCCTCAATATTAG GTCTGACAAAACGCTGCAAGACATTGTGTACAAGTTGGTGCCTGGCCTCTTCAAAA ATGAGATGAAGCGAAGGAGAGATTTCTATGCTGATCACCCCTCAGTAGATG CCACGAATGGGTCAAATGAGGAGCGCGGCGAGGTCGCGGACGAGGACAAGAGAATAATCACAGATGACGAGATCATTAGTCTCTCGATCGAGTTCTTCAACCCCAA GGCCAAAATAATTGGCGGTGGTGAAGACAGAGCTTCTAAAGAGGAG GTGAATAATAAACGATATCTGCAGTGTCCCGCTGCCATGACCGTTATGCATCTGAGGAAGTTTTTGAGAAGTAAGATGGACATACCGTGTTCTTTTCAG GTTGAAGTAATGTATGAAGATGAGCCCCTAAAAGATTATTACACATTAATGGATATTGCCTACATCTATACTTGGAGGAGG AATGGGCCTCTGCCTCTGCAGTACCGGGTTCGGCCCAGCTGTAAGAAGATGAAGATTGCCCACCCTTCAGACGGGCCCAACAGTGCCGCCCGCTCAGAGAGCGACTCTGCCAGCGATAAGGCCAGCAGCCCAGCTGGTGGTGCAGGAGGCCCGTCCACCTCCTCACCACTCTCCAGCCCCACGACCGcccctggaggagctggagctggagccgggGGTAGCAACCCCAGCCTGAGCTCAGGCCCTGGGCCGAgtaatgctgctgctgcccctgccGCCCCTGgtgctgcaccaccaccaccgccacccgcCCACACTGCCTTCCCCCACATGCCCAAAAACCTCAACGGCTCATCCCTGACCTGCCCCCCGCCCAGTCGACAGTATTCCTTCGGGAACAAAGTGCGGAAAGGCCCCCTAAACGGCTCGTCTACGTCATCAGGATGA
- the commd3 gene encoding COMM domain-containing protein 3, giving the protein MELSDSVQKGLQYLADPVHFDLKTFTTFTDAAFQSLLSSQSECGLDNPQLKNIDQTILKHCHLACTTFILESVKQSADKSTISSCLEDASFDTERIDVFYSSYQNHKRILESLLESIGRSPPHITDVLWRLDYCIKNSHVHKVNQPSYLISLHVENDDSAGPSKDVNFNCTMEQLQDLVGKMKDAAKSLEKATQS; this is encoded by the exons ATGGAGTTATCCGACTCGGTACAAAAGGGTCTGCAATATCTCGCAGATCCAGTGCATTTCGATTTGAAAACCTTTACAACGTTTACCGATGCCGCTTTCCAGAGCCTCCTCTCCTCGCAGTCTGAATGTGGCTTGG ACAATCCCCAACTGAAAAACATTGACCAAACCATTCTCAAACACTGCCACCTTGCCTGCACTACTTTCATACTTGAGAGTGTGAAGCAAAGCGCTGACAAATCGACAATAAG CTCGTGCCTAGAGGATGCCTCGTTTGACACTGAAAGGATAGACGTGTTTTACAGTTCATACCAG AATCATAAAAGGATTCTGGAAAGCCTTTTGGAAAG tattgGTAGAAGTCCACCCCACATAACAGATGTCCTGTGGCGATTAGACTATTGCATCAAG AACAGTCATGTCCACAAGGTCAACCAGCCATCGTATTTGATCTCCCTTCATgttgag AATGATGACAGCGCAGGACCGTCGAAGGATGTCAACTTTAACTGTACAATGGAGCAACTTCAG GATTTGGTGGGGAAGATGAAGGACGCTGCGAAAAGTTTGGAAAAAGCGACACAGTCATGA